A window from Bos indicus x Bos taurus breed Angus x Brahman F1 hybrid chromosome 26, Bos_hybrid_MaternalHap_v2.0, whole genome shotgun sequence encodes these proteins:
- the RBP4 gene encoding retinol-binding protein 4: protein MEWVWALVLLAALGSARAERDCRVSSFRVKENFDKARFAGTWYAMAKKDPEGLFLQDNIVAEFSVDENGHMSATAKGRVRLLNNWDVCADMVGTFTDTEDPAKFKMKYWGVASFLQKGNDDHWIIDTDYETFAVQYSCRLLNLDGTCADSYSFVFARDPSGFSPEVQKIVRQRQEELCLARQYRLIPHNGYCDGKSERNIL from the exons ATGGAGTGGGTGTGGGCGCTGGTGCTACTGGCGGCGCTGGGCAGCGCCCGGGCGGAGCGCGACTGCCGGGTGAGCAGCTTCCGAGTCAAGGAGAACTTCGACAAGGCTCGC tTCGCCGGCACCTGGTACGCCATGGCCAAGAAGGACCCCGAGGGCCTGTTTCTTCAAGACAACATCGTCGCCGAGTTCTCCGTGGACGAGAATGGCCACATGAGCGCCACGGCCAAGGGCCGAGTCCGTCTCTTAAA TAACTGGGACGTGTGTGCAGACATGGTGGGCACCTTCACAGACACTGAGGACCCTGCCAAGTTCAAGATGAAGTACTGGGGCGTAGCGTCCTTTCTCCAGAAAGGAA ACGATGACCACTGGATCATTGACACGGACTACGAGACCTTTGCGGTGCAGTACTCCTGCCGCCTCCTGAACCTCGATGGCACCTGCGCTGACAGCTACTCTTTCGTGTTTGCCCGAGACCCCAGCGGCTTTTCCCCGGAAGTGCAGAAAATCGTGCGGCAGAGGCAGGAGGAGCTGTGCCTGGCCAGGCAGTACCGGCTGATCCCTCACAACG